From one Triticum urartu cultivar G1812 chromosome 3, Tu2.1, whole genome shotgun sequence genomic stretch:
- the LOC125543132 gene encoding casein kinase 1-like protein HD16 has protein sequence MDEFESGDKGIAGPAPGPGAGDDGNSAPLPETVQIGNSPTYKLGRKLGKGGFGQVYVGRRVSSPSLGDRNPGANALEVALKFEHRTSKGCNYGAPSEWQVYNTLSGNHGVPRVHYKGKQGEFYIMVMDMLGPSLWDVWNNNSHSMSVEMVACIAIEAISILEKMHSKGYVHGDVKPENFLLGPCGTLEEKKLFLVDLGLATKWKGAGNGHIEYDQRPDVFRGTVRYASVHAHLGRTGSRRDDLESLAYTLIFLLRGRLPWQGYQGDNKGFLVSKKKMATSPESLCGICPQSFRHFVEYVVNLKFDEEPNYAKCISLFDGIVGPHPDTRPINTDGAQKLIYQVGQKRGRLIAEEDDEQPKKKIRMGMPATQWISVYSARRPMKQRYHYNVADDRLVQHILKGNEDGLFISSVSSSANLWALIMDAGTGFTAQVYEISQHFLHKEWILEQWERNYYITALAGANSGSSLVIMSRGTTYAQQSYKVSDAFPFKWINKKWKEGFYVTSMATAGSRWAVVMSRNAGFSDQVVELDFLYPSEGIHQRWDNGYRITATAATLDQAAFILSIPRRKPNDETQETLRTSAFPSQHVKEKWSKNLYLASICYGRAAS, from the exons ATGGACGAGTTCGAGAGCGGCGATAAGGGAATCGCCGGCCCCGCCCCGGGCCCCGGCGCTGGCGACGACGGCAACTCTGCGCCGCTCCCTGAGACG GTGCAAATTGGAAATTCACCAACCTATAAGCTTGGAAGGAAGCTTGGAAAGGGTGGATTTGGACAAGTATATGTTGGTCGACGTGTTTCCTCTCCCAGTCTTGGTGATAGAAACCCTGGTGCAAATGCTTTGGAG GTTGCATTAAAGTTTGAACATCGAACTAGCAAAGGTTGCAATTATGGAGCTCCATCTGAGTGGCAGGTTTACAA CACTCTTAGTGGAAATCATGGTGTCCCACGGGTACACTACAAAGGAAAGCAGGGCGAGTTTTACATCATG GTTATGGATATGTTGGGCCCAAGCCTGTGGGATGTTTGGAATAATAATTCCCATTC GATGTCTGTTGAAATGGTTGCCTGCATAGCTATAGAAGCCATCTCCATACTGGAAAAGATGCACTCAAAAGG GTATGTCCATGGTGATGTGAAACCTGAGAACTTTCTGCTTGGTCCGTGTGGTACCCTGGAAGAGAAGAAACTTTTTCTTGTTGATCTTGGACTGG CTACGAAATGGAAGGGTGCTGGTAACGGGCACATTGAATACGACCAGAGGCCTGATGTATTTAG GGGAACTGTTCGTTATGCTAGTGTGCATGCTCACTTGGGAAGAACTGGAAGTAGGAGAGATGACCTTGAATCCCTCGCCTACACACTTATTTTTCTTCTCCGTGGACGCCTACCTTGGCAAGGATACCAG GGAGACAACAAAGGTTTTCTTGTCAGCAAGAAAAAGATGGCGACCTCTCCAGAATCTCTGTGTGGCATTTGTCCACAGTCTTTTCGACACTTTGTTGAGTATGTTGTGAACTTGAAGTTTGACGAAGAACCTAATTACGCCAAGTGCATCTCTCTTTTTGACGGCATTGTTGGTCCACATCCAGACACCAGACCAATAAACACAGATGGTGCTCAGAAG CTAATATATCAGGTCGGTCAGAAGCGGGGCCGCCTCATAGCAGAGGAAGATGATGAGCAACCTAAGAAGAAGATTAGAATGGGAATGCCAGCGACTCAGTGGATTAGTGTCTACAGTGCCCGGCGGCCTATGAAACAGAG GTACCACTATAATGTTGCAGATGATAGATTAGTACAACATATTCTGAAAGGAAATGAAGATGGCTTGTTTATAAGTTCAGTTTCCTCTTCCGCAAATCTTTGGGCTTTAATAATGGATGCTGGCACTGGTTTTACTGCTCAAGTATATGAAATTTCTCAACATTTCCTTCACAAG GAATGGATCCTGGAGCAGTGGGAGAGAAATTACTATATCACTGCATTGGCTGGTGCGAATAGTGGAAGTTCTTTAGTGATCATGTCAAGAG GAACAACGTATGCACAGCAATCCTATAAAGTAAGTGATGCATTTCCAttcaaatggataaacaaaaagTGGAAGGAGGGCTTCTATGTCACATCCATGGCTACAGCTGGAAGTCGATGGGCAGTTGTCATGTCCCGAAATGCTGGTTTCTCAGACCAG GTAGTGGAGCTGGATTTCTTATATCCAAGTGAGGGCATCCATCAACGCTGGGATAATGGTTATCGCATCACTGCAACAGCTGCCACATTGGACCAGGCGGCATTTATCTTGAGCATACCTAGACGAAAACCTAATGATGAAACACAGGAGACGCTAAGAACATCTGCTTTCCCGAGCCAGCATGTGAAG GAAAAATGGTCAAAAAATCTGTACTTAGCATCCATCTGCTATGGAAGGGCGGCATCTTGA